A DNA window from Strix aluco isolate bStrAlu1 chromosome 6, bStrAlu1.hap1, whole genome shotgun sequence contains the following coding sequences:
- the LOC141925110 gene encoding TGF-beta receptor type-2-like isoform X1 yields the protein MGYWRRPGLLSLLLLSFSCSAGARRSLKTNLCKWCDSTPPACEEKVCYSNCNLNSYCEDPYEICVAIWRQDNESIRISTLCHNPHRPIENLMVPNYNTSRCIMTHQPSEDGIIYICGCVDEQECNDKLIFENHTNGYSMLQSKEVIPVAAISLLPPLLVAVMITVIFYLCRTQKRRKRAKAWGGKPGQPPALPEPGRSAEGEEKLSVLMDDSPASASPTCASSRPAELLPIELDEMVGKGQFAEVWRAKLSHSRSGQYETVAVKIFPCEEYSSWKNESQIFTDASLKHDSVLRFLTAEDRGTGPRREYWLITAYHSRGNLKDYLSRHVLSWMDLQKMAGSLVNGVAHLHSDYTACGRPKIPIAHRDIKSTNVLVKNEQECVLCDFGIAIRLDPSLTVDDFANSGQVGTARYMAPEVLESRVNLEDLESFKQMDVYSMALVLWEMASRCEVVGEVKNYELPFGSKVQEQPCVDTMRDIVLHGRGRPEIPSSWLVHQGMRFLCDTITECWDHDPEARLTAHCVAERFNLMAQMDCDDILNNNTDNEASKTASPGGEHQDSDGSRNMQ from the exons CCTGCAGTGCCGGCGCTCGCCGCAGCCTGAAGACCAACCTGTGCAAGTGGTGTGACTCCACGCCGCCAGCCTGCGAGGAGAAGGTGTGCTACAGCAACTGCAACCTCAACTCCTACTGCGAGGACCCCTACGAGATCTGCGTGGCCATATG GAGACAGGACAACGAGAGCATCAGGATCAGCACGCTCTGCCACAACCCCCACCGCCCCATCGAAAACCTCATGGTCCCCAACTACAACACCTCGCGCTGCATCATGACCCATCAGCCCAGTGAGGACGGGATCATCTACATCTGCGGCTGCGTGGACGAGCAGGAATGCAACGATAAACTTATCTTTGAAAACCACACCAATG GCTACTCCATGCTGCAGAGCAAAGAGGTGATCCCGGTGGCCGCCATCAGTCTCCTGCCCCCACTGCTGGTGGCGGTGATGATCACGGTGATATTTTACCTCTGCCGCACGCAGAAGCGGCGCAAGAGAGCCAAGGCATGGGGTGGGAAACCGGGACAGCCCCCGGCACTGCCAGAGCCGGGGAGGTCTGCTGAGGGGGAGGAGAAATTGTCCGTGCTGATGGACGACAGCCCAGCCAGTGCCAGCCCCACCTGCGCCAGCAGCCGCCCCGCCGAGCTTCTCCCCATCGAGCTGGACGAGATGGTGGGCAAAGGGCAGTTTGCGGAGGTGTGGAGGGCCAAGCTGAGCCACAGCCGCTCGGGGCAGTACGAGACTGTGGCCGTGAAGATCTTCCCCTGTGAGGAGTACTCCTCCTGGAAGAATGAGAGCCAGATCTTCACCGACGCCAGCCTCAAGCACGACAGCGTCCTGCGGTTCCTCACTGCCGAGGACCGGGGCACAGGGCCCCGTCGGGAGTACTGGCTCATCACCGCCTACCACAGCCGGGGCAACCTCAAGGACTACCTCTCCCGCCATGTCCTGAGCTGGATGGACCTGCAGAAGATGGCGGGCTCACTGGTGAATGGGGTGGCCCACCTCCACAGCGACTACACTGCCTGCGGCAGGCCAAAAATCCCCATCGCCCACCGGGACATCAAAAGCACCAATGTCTTGGTGAAGAACGAGCAGGAGTGCGTGCTCTGCGACTTCGGCATCGCCATACGCCTCGACCCTTCCCTGACGGTGGACGACTTTGCCAACAGCGGGCAG GTGGGCACCGCCAGGTACATGGCCCCAGAGGTCCTGGAGTCCAGGGTGAACCTGGAAGACCTGGAGTCTTTCAAGCAGATGGACGTCTACTCCATGGCCCTGGTTTTGTGGGAAATGGCCTCCAGATGTGAAGTGGTAGGAG AGGTAAAGAATTATGAGCTGCCTTTTGGGTCAAAAGTCCAAGAGCAGCCCTGCGTGGACACCATGAGGGACATCGTGCTGCATGGCAGAGGCCGACCCGAGATCCCCAGCAGCTGGCTCGTGCATCAG GGAATGCGTTTTCTGTGTGACACCATCACGGAGTGCTGGGACCATGACCCCGAGGCTCGCCTCACCGCCCACTGCGTGGCCGAGCGCTTCAACCTGATGGCACAGATGGATTGTGACGACATCCTCAACAACAACACGGACAACGAGGCCAGCAAAACAGCTTCTCCAGGCGGGGAGCACCAGGACAGTGATGGGAGCAGAAATATGCAGTGA
- the LOC141925110 gene encoding TGF-beta receptor type-2-like isoform X2: MGYWRRPGLLSLLLLSFSCSAGARRSLKTNLCKWCDSTPPACEEKVCYSNCNLNSYCEDPYEICVAIWRQDNESIRISTLCHNPHRPIENLMVPNYNTSRCIMTHQPSEDGIIYICGCVDEQECNDKLIFENHTNGYSMLQSKEVIPVAAISLLPPLLVAVMITVIFYLCRTQKRRKRAKAWGGKPGQPPALPEPGRSAEGEEKLSVLMDDSPASASPTCASSRPAELLPIELDEMVGKGQFAEVWRAKLSHSRSGQYETVAVKIFPCEEYSSWKNESQIFTDASLKHDSVLRFLTAEDRGTGPRREYWLITAYHSRGNLKDYLSRHVLSWMDLQKMAGSLVNGVAHLHSDYTACGRPKIPIAHRDIKSTNVLVKNEQECVLCDFGIAIRLDPSLTVDDFANSGQVGTARYMAPEVLESRVNLEDLESFKQMDVYSMALVLWEMASRCEVVGEVKNYELPFGSKVQEQPCVDTMRDIVLHGRGRPEIPSSWLVHQVLISALLTAGNAFSV; this comes from the exons CCTGCAGTGCCGGCGCTCGCCGCAGCCTGAAGACCAACCTGTGCAAGTGGTGTGACTCCACGCCGCCAGCCTGCGAGGAGAAGGTGTGCTACAGCAACTGCAACCTCAACTCCTACTGCGAGGACCCCTACGAGATCTGCGTGGCCATATG GAGACAGGACAACGAGAGCATCAGGATCAGCACGCTCTGCCACAACCCCCACCGCCCCATCGAAAACCTCATGGTCCCCAACTACAACACCTCGCGCTGCATCATGACCCATCAGCCCAGTGAGGACGGGATCATCTACATCTGCGGCTGCGTGGACGAGCAGGAATGCAACGATAAACTTATCTTTGAAAACCACACCAATG GCTACTCCATGCTGCAGAGCAAAGAGGTGATCCCGGTGGCCGCCATCAGTCTCCTGCCCCCACTGCTGGTGGCGGTGATGATCACGGTGATATTTTACCTCTGCCGCACGCAGAAGCGGCGCAAGAGAGCCAAGGCATGGGGTGGGAAACCGGGACAGCCCCCGGCACTGCCAGAGCCGGGGAGGTCTGCTGAGGGGGAGGAGAAATTGTCCGTGCTGATGGACGACAGCCCAGCCAGTGCCAGCCCCACCTGCGCCAGCAGCCGCCCCGCCGAGCTTCTCCCCATCGAGCTGGACGAGATGGTGGGCAAAGGGCAGTTTGCGGAGGTGTGGAGGGCCAAGCTGAGCCACAGCCGCTCGGGGCAGTACGAGACTGTGGCCGTGAAGATCTTCCCCTGTGAGGAGTACTCCTCCTGGAAGAATGAGAGCCAGATCTTCACCGACGCCAGCCTCAAGCACGACAGCGTCCTGCGGTTCCTCACTGCCGAGGACCGGGGCACAGGGCCCCGTCGGGAGTACTGGCTCATCACCGCCTACCACAGCCGGGGCAACCTCAAGGACTACCTCTCCCGCCATGTCCTGAGCTGGATGGACCTGCAGAAGATGGCGGGCTCACTGGTGAATGGGGTGGCCCACCTCCACAGCGACTACACTGCCTGCGGCAGGCCAAAAATCCCCATCGCCCACCGGGACATCAAAAGCACCAATGTCTTGGTGAAGAACGAGCAGGAGTGCGTGCTCTGCGACTTCGGCATCGCCATACGCCTCGACCCTTCCCTGACGGTGGACGACTTTGCCAACAGCGGGCAG GTGGGCACCGCCAGGTACATGGCCCCAGAGGTCCTGGAGTCCAGGGTGAACCTGGAAGACCTGGAGTCTTTCAAGCAGATGGACGTCTACTCCATGGCCCTGGTTTTGTGGGAAATGGCCTCCAGATGTGAAGTGGTAGGAG AGGTAAAGAATTATGAGCTGCCTTTTGGGTCAAAAGTCCAAGAGCAGCCCTGCGTGGACACCATGAGGGACATCGTGCTGCATGGCAGAGGCCGACCCGAGATCCCCAGCAGCTGGCTCGTGCATCAG GTCTTAATTTCAGCCCTTCTGACTGCAGGGAATGCGTTTTCTGTGTGA